In Musa acuminata AAA Group cultivar baxijiao chromosome BXJ2-3, Cavendish_Baxijiao_AAA, whole genome shotgun sequence, the following proteins share a genomic window:
- the LOC135607411 gene encoding uncharacterized protein LOC135607411 produces the protein MATATSFATPSLTGGIAQSKKSGLQNEKLKSLSVYHSHLAVPKKSNLQDNRPNLFVRAEYSDGSRGGGGDFVAGFLLGGAIFGTLAYVFAPQIRRSLLNENESGFQKAKRPIYYDDGLEKTRQTLNSKISQLNNAIDNISSRLRGRNNVVTEFVDADSEVESAM, from the exons ATGGCGACGGCTACCTCCTTCGCGACTCCCTCCCTAACCG GTGGTATAGCGCAGTCGAAGAAATCTGGCCTACAGAATGAGAAGCTCAAATCTTTAAGTGTGTATCATTCTCATTTGGCTGTTCCTAAGAAATCGAACCTGCAAGATAACCGCCCAAATTTGTTTGTCCGTGCTGAGTACAG TGATGGTTCAAGAGGTGGAGGTGGTGATTTTGTTGCAGGTTTTCTTTTAGGAGGAGCTATTTTTGGAACACTGGCTTATGTATTTGCTCCGCAG ATAAGGAGATCATTGTTGAATGAAAATGAGTCTGGATTTCAGAAGGCCAAGCGACCAATTTATTATGACGATGGGTTAGAG AAAACTCGTCAAACACTGAATTCAAAGATCAGCCAGCTGAACAATGCAATCGACAACATCTCCTCTCGTCTACGAGGGAGGAACAATGTGGTCACCGAATTTGTTGATGCCGACTCTGAAGTGGAATCTGCCATGTAG
- the LOC135607412 gene encoding uncharacterized protein LOC135607412, which produces MAPINSNNIPITELFWSLLDKADRKFSRVRDLPIYGRNRNDADLHKAFKIYTQLWKLQQEHRQKLVEAGLRRWEIGEIAARIAQLYYGQYQRTSDSSYLAEAYIFYEAILSREYFRDSSGSPAQQDMALANKQLRFLARFLIVCLVLGRREMIAKLVVLLKSMVDECKKSFQETEFKEWKHVVQEIVRFLKVDTPFMNMRPLRYSFLFDVHPESLPIVASSYTKRNLVLRDVILSSYHNNEVKFTELTLDTFRMLQCLEWEPSGSFSMRSGADNSHFGTGTNRVNLLQDIRDHTLPPNPRKLILYRPSVTHFLMVLSTICEELPPDGIMLIYLSTAGGPALSNPVSLTSEISLDAAEKIGENFNNLELSSLVRPPHGRPTHTSIRNKESHIVGSDQQGCLWFGSRGNGGSNFIYPCDLIPFTRKPIFLVIDSDKSQAFKVIHGAEKGETTAILLSPSSRPPPLTSSSEYARFQNGSQFTMFLTAPVQAFCFLIGISGMNFDRDKYDKAEKLLSFSLNEWERTLITSNGLHPVWIEVLGDPFLRRLLLRFIFCEAVLALYAPTRHQEEFLPECLPHLPDSVNPESAISQSAVMQLADFLGVTNQFVFAEGIVPSETGTDDADRIVSSNAQECHLSDANGS; this is translated from the exons ATGGCGCCGATCAACAGCAACAACATCCCCATCACCGAGCTCTTCTGGTCTCTGCTCGACAAGGCCGACCGCAAGTTCTCTAGGGTTCGCGATCTCCCCATCTACGGCCGGAATCG GAACGATGCGGATCTCCACAAGGCGTTCAAGATCTATACCCAGCTCTGGAAACTGCAGCAGGAGCACCGCCAGAAGCTGGTGGAGGCGGGGCTCCGGCGGTGGGAGATCGGTGAGATCGCCGCTAGGATCGCCCAGCTCTACTACGGACAGTACCAGCGGACGAGCGACTCGTCCTACCTCGCCGAGGCCTACATCTTCTACGAGGCCATCCTCAGCCGTGAGTACTTCCGGGACAGCAGCGGAAGCCCGGCGCAGCAGGACATGGCTCTCGCCAACAAGCAGCTGAGGTTCCTCGCACGGTTCCTCATCGTCTGCCTCGTGCTCGGGCGGCGGGAGATGATCGCCAAACTGGTCGTGTTGCTCAAGTCAATGGTGGATGAGTGCAAGAAGAGCTTTCAG GAAACAGAATTCAAAGAGTGGAAGCATGTGGTTCAGGAAATAGTCAGGTTTCTAAAAGTTGATACACCATTCATGAACATGAGGCCTTTAAGATATAGCTTTCTCTTTGATGTGCATCCAGAGTCACTTCCTATAGTGGCTTCTAGCTACACCAAGAGGAATCTGGTTTTACGTGACGTGATCCTGAGCAGCTATCATAACAATGAG GTCAAGTTTACAGAGCTGACTCTGGATACTTTCAGGATGCTTCAGTGCCTGGAGTGGGAACCATCTGGTTCATTCTCAATGAGGAGTGGTGCTGACAATAGTCATTTTGGAACCGGGACTAATCGTGTCAATCTATTGCAGGATATTAGAGATCATACATTGCCGCCTAATCCAAGAAAGCTGATTTTATATCGGCCTTCTGTTACACATTTTCTTATG GTCCTTTCGACAATTTGTGAAGAGCTCCCTCCTGATGGGATCATGTTAATATACCTCTCAACTGCAG GAGGACCTGCACTAAGTAATCCTGTATCATTAACTTCTGAAATTTCATTGGATGCTGCTGAGAAGATTGGAGAGAACTTTAATAATCTTGAGTTGTCCTCCCTGGTGAGACCCCCACATGGCAGACCTACCCATACATCCATTCGGAACAAGGAGAGCCACATTGTTGGTTCTGACCAACAGGGTTGTTTGTGGTTTGGTTCTCGTGGAAATGGAG gTTCAAACTTCATTTACCCTTGCGATTTGATTCCATTTACAAGAAAACCAATTTTTCTGGTGATTGACAGCGACAAAAGCCAAGCATTCAAG GTTATACATGGAGCTGAGAAAGGAGAAACAACAGCTATACTTCTTTCTCCAAGTTCTAGACCTCCGCCGTTGACATCTTCTAGTGAGTATGCTCGTTTTCAAAATGGGAGCCAATTCACTATGTTCCTCACAGCACCAGTGCAAGCTTTCTGCTTCTTGATTGGTATTTCTGGCATGAATTTTGATAGG GATAAATATGACAAGGCTGAGAAATTACTGTCATTTTCATTGAATGAATGGGAAAGAACATTAATAACATCAAATGGGCTACATCCAGTTTGGATTGAAGTCTTGGGTGACCCATTTTTGAGGCGGCTTCTACTCAG ATTCATTTTTTGCGAGGCTGTTCTTGCACTTTATGCGCCAACAAGGCATCAGGAGGAATTCCTCCCTGAATGCCTACCTCATTTACCAGACTCGGTCAATCCAGAGAGTGCTATTTCTCAATCTGCTGTAATGCAGCTTGCCGATTTCCTTGGTGTCACCAACCAGTTTGTGTTTGCGGAAGGGATTGTGCCGTCCGAGACTGGCACCGATGATGCTGATAGGATCGTATCTTCAAATGCCCAAGAATGCCATCTGTCAGATGCTAATGGGAGCTGA
- the LOC135606476 gene encoding transcription factor MYB41-like, producing MGRPPCCDEHGVKKGSWMPDEDKKLTDYIQKHGQGNWRRLPKLAGLDRCGKSCRLRWTNYLRPDIRRGKFTDEEEKLIIQLHSVLGNKWSTIATRLPGRTDNEIKNFWNTTLRKKLLQMGIDPVTHQPRTDLSLLSSSTSRLDSSLQLQVDAARLIELHLVQNLVRFLTCSSPAPNLDLIRLLGSAVPKNHHQVNDLFALTPQLSSLVNGSLGLPSLAPVGQQILSVNGGQTAAPSSADDSSSESMMTSKDCGTNSGTIPASVTAPSLVSSLENMSKNETISLEGSTNTPTSPPFEAWDALNLDDFGWKEIIDQMWPWLNAP from the exons ATGGGGAGGCCACCATGTTGCGATGAGCACGGCGTCAAGAAGGGCTCTTGGATGCCTGACGAGGATAAGAAGTTGACGGACTACATTCAGAAGCACGGCCAGGGGAACTGGCGGCGGCTGCCCAAGCTCGCCGGCCTCGACCGGTGCGGCAAAAGCTGCAGGCTGCGCTGGACAAACTACCTCCGCCCGGACATCAGGAGGGGGAAGTTCACAGACGAAGAGGAAAAGCTCATCATCCAACTCCACTCTGTTCTCGGCAACAA GTGGTCGACCATCGCCACCCGTTTGCCCGGAaggaccgacaacgagatcaagaacttctGGAACACCACTCTGAGGAAGAAGCTGCTGCAGATGGGCATCGACCCCGTGACGCATCAGCCAAGAACCGACCTCAGCCTGCTCTCCAGCTCGACGAGCCGTCTCGATAGTTCCCTTCAGCTACAAGTAGATGCTGCACGCTTGATCGAGTTGCATTTGGTGCAGAACCTCGTTCGGTTCCTTACCTGCAGTAGTCCCGCTCCAAATCTGGACCTCATCCGTCTCCTTGGATCAGCTGTTCCTAAGAACCACCACCAAGTGAACGATCTCTTCGCTTTGACCCCCCAGCTCTCGAGTCTCGTCAACGGATCACTCGGTCTTCCCAGTTTGGCGCCGGTGGGTCAACAAATCCTTTCCGTGAATGGTGGACAAACAGCTGCACCTTCATCTGCAGATGATTCAAGCTCGGAGAGTATGATGACGAGCAAAGACTGTGGTACAAACTCCGGTACGATCCCGGCATCAGTTACTGCACCTTCGTTGGTTTCATCTCTAGAGAACATGAGTAAGAACGAGACCATCTCTCTCGAGGGATCTACCAACACGCCCACCTCGCCACCCTTCGAGGCTTGGGATGCCCTAAACCTGGACGATTTTGGCTGGAaagaaatcataga TCAAATGTGGCCATGGTTAAATGCACCATAG
- the LOC103973409 gene encoding 5'-methylthioadenosine nucleosidase, giving the protein MMALPEENAGEAAPDAMAAAEEETVAAVESVAEETSGKTGGDRPISTILIVIAMQTEALPLVAKFGLAEDADGSVFPKGVPWVRYHGTYRGLHIDLVWPGKDIILGVDSVGTVSSALLTFASIQALKPDLIINAGTAGGFKAKGACIRDVYLPSHVAFHDRRIPIPVFDLYGIGSRQTFSTPNLLKEVNLKVGRLSTGNSLDMSPQDEASILANDATVKDMEGAAVAYVADLLSVPAIFVKAVTDIVDGDKPTAEEFMQNLIAVTAALDHAVTEVVDFINGKSLYDL; this is encoded by the exons ATGATGGCGCTTCCCGAGGAGAACGCGGGCGAGGCGGCGCCTGATGCGATGGCGGCGGCAGAGGAAGAGACGGTCGCGGCGGTCGAATCGGTCGCAGAGGAGACCTCGGGGAAGACTGGCGGAGACCGACCCATCTCGACCATCCTGATCGTCATTG CGATGCAGACGGAGGCACTCCCTTTGGTCGCCAAGTTCGGTCTCGCCGAGGATGCTGATGGATCCGT GTTTCCTAAAGGTGTTCCATGGGTCAGATACCATGGTACCTACAGAGGCCTGCATATTGATCTAGTATGGCCAGGGAAAGATATAATATTGG GTGTTGATAGCGTTGGCACAGTATCGTCAGCTCTTTTGACGTTTGCTTCAATTCAGGCATTGAAACCAGATCTTATCATCAATGCAGGAACCGCTGGTGGCTTTAAA GCAAAAGGAGCATGCATTAGGGATGTCTACCTTCCCTCTCATGTTGCTTTTCATGACAGAAGAATACCTATACCT GTCTTTGATTTATATGGAATTGGATCTAGGCAAACATTTTCTACTCCGAACCTCCTAAAAGAAGTTAACTTGAAG GTTGGGAGGTTGTCGACTGGCAATTCCTTAGATATGTCTCCTCAGGATGAAGCATCAATTCTGGCAAATGATGCGACTGTCAAAGACATGGAG GGAGCAGCAGTGGCATATGTTGCAGATTTATTATCAGTCCCAGCTATCTTTGTCAAAGCTGTGACAGATATTGTGGATGGGGACAAGCCCACTGCAGAAGAGTTCATGCAAAACTTGATTGCAGTTACTGCCGCACTTGATCATGCTGTTACTGAAGTGGTTGACTTCATAAATGGTAAATCTCTCTATGATCTTTGA
- the LOC135606477 gene encoding probable xyloglucan endotransglucosylase/hydrolase protein 30: MDRGVPAFSFVVVAVLALASSVASVNVTTLAFDEGYVPLFGEGNLVRSAGGRSVSLLLNRFSGSGFISKDMYYHGLFSASIKLPSDYTAGVVVAFYTSNGDVFEKNHDELDFEFLGNIRGKEWRVQTNVYGNGSTCRGREERYYLPFDPTADFHRYSILWTAENIIFYIDDTPIREVRRSDAMGGDYPSKPMSLYATIWDASNWATSGGKYKVNYKFGPFVSSFSDLALLGCRLDPIQQVPTTQNGCAAADAELATTGLHVMTPEKRRAMRAFREQYMSYSVCYDRARYPEPLPECDVLESEGKRFRETGHLKFRRHHRRMPRRGRRAVVADANRQPRM, from the exons ATGGATCGAGGAGTGCCAGCATTCTCCTTCGTCGTCGTCGCGGTGCTCGCCCTGGCCTCGTCTGTCGCGTCCGTCAACGTGACCACGCTCGCGTTCGACGAGGGTTACGTCCCGCTCTTCGGCGAAGGCAATCTGGTGCGCTCCGCCGGCGGGAGGAGCGTCAGCCTCCTCCTCAACCGCTTCTCCG GATCCGGATTCATATCGAAGGACATGTATTACCATGGATTATTCAGTGCCTCCATTAAGCTGCCATCGGATTACACGGCGGGGGTCGTGGTTGCCTTTTAC ACGTCCAACGGTGACGTGTTCGAGAAGAACCACGACGAGCTCGACTTCGAGTTCCTGGGGAACATCCGCGGCAAGGAGTGGAGGGTGCAGACCAACGTGTACGGCAACGGGAGCACCTGCCGCGGCCGCGAGGAGCGATACTACCTCCCCTTCGATCCCACCGCCGACTTCCACCGCTATTCCATCCTCTGGACAGCTGAGAACATCAT CTTCTACATCGACGACACCCCTATCAGGGAGGTCCGCCGGTCCGATGCCATGGGCGGCGACTACCCGTCGAAGCCGATGTCGCTCTACGCCACCATCTGGGACGCGTCCAACTGGGCCACCTCCGGCGGCAAGTACAAGGTCAACTACAAGTTCGGCCCCTTCGTCTCCTCGTTCTCCGACCTCGCCCTCCTCGGCTGCCGATTGGACCCGATCCAGCAGGTCCCGACGACCCAAAACGGCTGCGCTGCCGCCGACGCAGAGCTCGCCACCACCGGCCTCCATGTCATGACTCCCGAGAAGCGGCGGGCCATGCGCGCTTTCAGAGAGCAGTACATGAGCTACTCCGTCTGCTACGACCGGGCTCGGTACCCGGAGCCGCTTCCGGAGTGCGACGTTCTGGAGTCCGAGGGGAAGAGGTTCCGAGAGACTGGGCACTTGAAGTTCCGTAGGCACCACCGGCGCATGCCGCGCCGCGGTAGGCGTGCGGTGGTGGCCGACGCCAACAGGCAGCCACGGATGTGA
- the LOC135606478 gene encoding probable transcription factor KAN2: MELFSAAAAAAAADLSLQISSLEATASSWRKPGDENMELGFRCRNLDSTTTTNKNRTAASAARATASELSLANPRAAVSAATSNDTFHRSQPRHHHHHLQYDHLQYHHHHPLHHQEQSWLEPITGIPIYQHPPFFPAVGPHQQHHLCGSPSSSNHALTHLVASQGLSRSRYLPPRFPAKRSMRAPRMRWTTTLHARFVHAVELLGGHERATPKSVLELMDVRDLTLAHVKSHLQMYRTLKNTDRPAVPSGQSDAIANGSMGENSDDNPVGIHNLHLSESSSQQRGSIDNGTARSSTAGSMQHYEQDMQPKSFEMFLELNAPSFSETSSSSKPNLEITLGRPH; this comes from the exons ATGGAGCTCttctcagcagcagcagcagcagcagcagcagatttaTCGCTTCAGATCAGCTCGCTCGAAGCCACAGCATCAAGTTGGAGAAAGCCAGGTGATGAGAACATGGAATTAGGGTTTCGATGCAGGAACTTGGACTCGACCACCACAACCAACAAGAACAGAACCGCTGCATCAGCAGCCAGAGCCACCGCCTCTGAACTCTCCTTGGCAAACCCAAGAGCCGCGGTCTCCGCCGCCACAAGCAATGACACCTTCCACCGTTCTCAACCTcgccaccatcaccaccacctaCAATACGATCACCTACAATACCACCACCACCATCCGCTACATCACCAAGAGCAGAGCTGGCTGGAGCCCATAACGGGCATCCCAATCTACCAACACCCACCTTTCTTTCCTGCAGTCGGCCCGCATCAGCAGCATCACCTGTGTGGATCTCCTTCCTCCTCCAATCATGCTTTAACGCACTTGGTGGCGAGCCAAGGCTTGTCGAGATCGAGATATCTGCCGCCGCGGTTCCCTGCCAAGCGGAGCATGAGAGCGCCGAGGATGCGGTGGACTACCACACTCCACGCCCGCTTTGTGCATGCTGTGGAGCTGTTGGGAGGCCACGAGA GGGCGACGCCCAAGTCAGTTCTAGAGCTCATGGATGTGAGAGATCTTACCCTGGCTCATGTGAAATCTCACTTACAG ATGTATCGAACTCTGAAGAACACCGATAGACCCGCAGTTCCATCAG GCCAATCTGATGCCATTGCGAATGGCTCGATGGGAGAGAATTCCGATGACAATCCAGTAGGCATTCACAATCTTCATCTATCAGAATCGTCAAGTCAGCAAAG GGGGAGCATTGATAATGGCACGGCAAGAAGTTCCACTGCAGGAAGCATGCAGCACTATGAG CAGGACATGCAACCAAAGAGCTTTGAGATGTTCCTGGAATTGAACGCACCAAGCTTTTCAGAAACATCGAGCTCGAGCAAGCCGAATCTTGAGATCACATTGGGCAGGCCACACTAA